Proteins found in one Cataglyphis hispanica isolate Lineage 1 chromosome 15, ULB_Chis1_1.0, whole genome shotgun sequence genomic segment:
- the LOC126855197 gene encoding uncharacterized protein LOC126855197, with protein sequence MFQPSSKFQGRAKGKVRKKWRLFHATDFQSLMYPCFLFCRILGIFSYKINGSTFEVSRPRYILSTVVFCVFCVYGLTMLYEIDITGRIKFSGVPGALQGNCYYLLGSFIMIVTYILSGPRMRLLQTVLDISSRLPPETYEKLSRLIHAKDIVGFIFLIGQAPNCYTANYLDILINVFALYNTLIVFLMDMMYMNCVCVLKACFKKINENLANLRELVINDEPHLLRRIYHEQRNPFLLMELKALKKRHLIVSDAVQMLNVIFSLQLLATIVMTFSDITFSLYFYIVQRQRGVPLVDLEKQIWYSYYITSVLYYSTKLALIVWACETGKDQALEIGTTVHEVLINTSDKQIKDELQLFSLQILHRENTFSAKGLNVDATLLTAIVGSITTYLLILIQFLYTSHTCSGKPPLNITHII encoded by the exons ATGTTTCAACCGTCATCGAAGTTTCAAGGAAGAGCTAAGGGCAAAGTGCGGAAAAAATGGCGGCTGTTTCACGCGACGGATTTTCAATCTCTGATGTATCCTTGTTTTCTCTTCTGCCGGATTCTTGGAATATTTTCGTATAAGATCAACGGTTCAACCTTCGAGGTCTCCAGACCACGTTATATCTTGTCGACTGTTGTCTTCTGTGTCTTCTGCGTTTATGGATTGACGATGCTCTATGAGATCGATATCACCGGAAGGATCAAATTCTCTGGCGTACCTGGAGCTCTTCAGGGTAACTGCTATTACTTGTTAGGCAGTTTTATAATGATCGTCACGTACATCCTGAGTGGTCCGCGAATGCGTCTGCTCCAGACTGTGTTGGATATCTCGTCAAGACTGCCTCCAGAAACATATGAGAAGCTCTCTAGGCTAATCCACGCCAAGGACATTGTCGGTTTCATCTTTCTAATCGGACAAGCGCCGAACTGTTACACCGCAAATTATCTTGACATCCTAATCAACGTCTTTGCGCTATATAACACTCTGATAGTCTTTCTAATGGATATGATGTATATGAATTGCGTTTGTGTATTGAAGGCTTGTTTCAAGAAGATCAACGAAAATTTGGCAAACCTGCGGGAACTCGTGATAAATGATGAACCGCATCTCCTTAGACGGATCTATCATGAGCAGAGAAATCCGTTCCTATTGATGGAACTCAAGGCTCTGAAGAAACGGCATCTGATAGTCAGCGATGCGGTACAGATGTTGAACGTGATTTTCAGTTTACAGCTGCTCGCTACCATAGTCATGACCTTCTCCGACATCACTTTCAGcctatacttttatatagtGCAACGACAAAGAGGCGTACCTCTTGTCGATTTGGAAAAACAAATCTGGTACTCGTATTACATCACATCCGTCTTGTATTACTCTACGAAATTAGCGTTAATAGTGTGGGCTTGCGAAACTGGCAAGGACCAGGCTTTGGAGATTGGCACTACCGTTCATGAAGTGCTTATCAACACCAGCGATAAGCAGATCAAAGATGAG TTACAGCTGTTTTCTTTGCAAATACTGCATCGAGAAAATACATTCTCTGCTAAGGGTCTCAATGTGGACGCGACACTCCTCACTGCA ATAGTGGGTAGCATCACTACGTacttattaatcttaatacaATTCTTATACACGTCGCATACTTGCAGCGGAAAACCTCCACTCAATATCAcccatataatttaa